A portion of the Corynebacterium ammoniagenes DSM 20306 genome contains these proteins:
- a CDS encoding DUF808 domain-containing protein — translation MAGGLLALLDDVALIARSAASSVDDVAALAGKTSVKAAGVVIDDAAVTPQYVQGVDPKRELPMIWRITKGSLVNKLVIILPIALLLSWLAPWALGPILMCGGAYLCYEGAHKIFHKLLSSKEHDEQPSVDRGKDAEDRLVKSAITTDLILSAEIMVISLNSLIDQTFWLRLGALIAVALLITITVYGAVGLLVKMDDIGLSMLRRRDGKSAVGKALVQGMPHVLNIIGVLGTAAMLWVGGHIIISGLADFDITEPADIIHGLTAAVPAGFLTWIVDTIASMIFGFLIGTIIVGIIAAVDKLTPDRAEDREPSA, via the coding sequence ATGGCGGGTGGATTACTTGCCCTGTTAGACGATGTCGCGCTGATCGCGCGCTCCGCTGCGTCTTCTGTTGATGACGTGGCGGCGCTCGCTGGTAAAACCTCCGTGAAAGCCGCGGGCGTGGTTATTGATGATGCAGCAGTAACCCCACAATATGTCCAAGGCGTGGACCCCAAACGTGAATTGCCCATGATTTGGCGCATCACCAAAGGTTCCTTAGTCAATAAGCTCGTCATCATCTTGCCCATCGCGCTACTGCTGTCGTGGTTGGCACCGTGGGCGCTGGGTCCCATATTGATGTGCGGTGGCGCCTATTTGTGTTACGAAGGCGCACACAAAATCTTCCACAAGCTCTTGTCCTCGAAAGAACATGATGAGCAGCCCTCGGTGGATCGCGGCAAAGATGCAGAAGATCGCTTGGTCAAATCCGCCATCACCACCGACCTGATTTTGTCCGCTGAGATTATGGTCATCTCGCTCAATTCCTTAATCGATCAGACCTTTTGGTTAAGACTCGGTGCGCTCATCGCCGTGGCGCTGCTAATTACGATCACCGTCTATGGCGCGGTCGGCCTACTAGTCAAGATGGACGATATCGGACTATCGATGCTCCGACGCCGCGACGGCAAATCCGCGGTGGGCAAAGCATTAGTCCAGGGCATGCCGCATGTTCTCAACATCATTGGTGTGTTGGGCACGGCTGCCATGTTGTGGGTCGGTGGCCATATTATTATCTCCGGTCTGGCGGATTTCGATATCACTGAGCCGGCTGACATTATCCACGGCCTGACCGCGGCGGTACCCGCAGGTTTTCTTACCTGGATAGTCGACACCATCGCCTCGATGATCTTTGGTTTCCTTATCGGCACCATCATCGTCGGTATCATCGCGGCGGTGGACAAGCTCACCCCAGATCGCGCTGAGGACCGGGAGCCTTCGGCTTAA
- the zupT gene encoding zinc transporter ZupT, which produces MYEVSTILFAFGLTILAGLSTAIGGAIAVGRRNPGPGFLAASLGLSAGVMLYVSFMEILPEGTNELVEAFGSTQAGHWAAVGAFFAGIAIIGIIDRLVPESINPHEPGTVAQAERKNRLMKTGVFTAGALAIHNFPEGFATFLAGLEDMTIAIPVAVAIAIHNIPEGIAVAVPLRAATMSRPKAFWWATASGLAEPLGALVGFLVLMPFMGPATMGICFAMIAGIMVYISLDELLPAAVETGKHHHAIYGLIAGMAIMAVSLLLFL; this is translated from the coding sequence ATGTACGAGGTTTCCACCATTTTGTTCGCCTTTGGCCTGACCATCCTGGCGGGTTTATCCACTGCTATCGGTGGCGCCATCGCAGTAGGCAGGCGCAATCCCGGGCCGGGGTTCTTAGCCGCCTCCCTGGGGCTGTCCGCAGGCGTCATGCTCTATGTCTCTTTTATGGAAATCCTTCCCGAAGGCACCAATGAATTAGTCGAGGCCTTCGGTTCCACACAAGCGGGGCATTGGGCTGCCGTCGGGGCGTTTTTCGCCGGCATTGCCATCATCGGCATCATCGACCGGCTCGTACCCGAATCCATCAACCCGCATGAGCCAGGCACGGTCGCGCAGGCAGAGCGTAAAAACCGGTTGATGAAAACCGGGGTATTTACCGCTGGTGCCTTAGCCATCCACAACTTTCCAGAAGGCTTTGCCACATTCCTGGCCGGCTTGGAAGATATGACCATTGCTATTCCCGTGGCCGTCGCGATTGCGATTCACAATATCCCTGAGGGTATTGCGGTGGCAGTGCCGCTGCGCGCAGCCACGATGTCCCGCCCCAAAGCCTTTTGGTGGGCTACAGCCTCCGGTTTGGCAGAACCACTCGGCGCGTTGGTCGGTTTCCTCGTTCTCATGCCGTTTATGGGACCGGCCACGATGGGCATTTGCTTTGCGATGATCGCCGGCATCATGGTCTACATCAGCTTGGATGAGCTTCTGCCAGCAGCAGTAGAAACCGGAAAGCACCACCACGCTATTTATGGCCTCATTGCCGGAATGGCAATCATGGCAGTGTCGTTGTTGCTGTTTCTTTAA
- the selB gene encoding selenocysteine-specific translation elongation factor, producing the protein MYVIATAGHVDHGKSTLVNALTTMDPDRWQEEKRRGLTIDLGFAWTTLESGANVAFVDVPGHERFITNTLAGLGPVPAVLLVIAADEGWQEQTSEHLEAIDALGISRGIIVLTRMDNGQRITEATVRDKLAGTSLVDAEIHAVSARTGDGMDRLRRAIENLLPDNDELAAAAQQPVRMWIDRAFSVKGAGTVVTGTWAAGQLKVGDSLRLLSASGVHEVSVRGLHSENNAVEHAEPVMRLAINLRGVDADAISRGDVLTSAVSSWWQPEVIDVRRRTGPALDTVPKELNIHVGTATVPVHVRPLGAEHARLTLQATLPLRISDRLALRGSGLDTLSGVEVIDMDPPWVRRRGAPAQRAEELQNLNPRDASSYLARKSAVPKDTLAAAGFDVATKPSSVIEFRSWWVNAQAIAQWTAQLREIFDAYMSKNPLAEGLPLATALSTLALPDDSLLAIAVAGARLTRKGAMIHDPGAAPRDLGPAEIAVAKLEAQLAQEPFVAPDAHTLQRLGLGTSELAAAERAGRLLRIDGIVLLPSAPKQAAKILAQLPGEFTLSEARKALATTRRVAVPLLEYMDAHGLTKRPSDSTRVVA; encoded by the coding sequence ATGTATGTGATTGCAACGGCCGGCCATGTGGATCACGGCAAATCTACTCTGGTCAATGCGTTAACGACCATGGACCCGGACCGCTGGCAGGAAGAAAAGCGGCGCGGTCTCACCATTGACCTCGGGTTCGCGTGGACGACTTTAGAATCCGGCGCCAATGTGGCTTTCGTGGATGTGCCCGGTCATGAACGGTTTATCACTAATACTTTGGCAGGTCTTGGACCGGTACCTGCGGTCTTGTTGGTTATTGCCGCCGATGAGGGCTGGCAGGAACAGACCTCTGAACACCTCGAAGCCATTGATGCCCTAGGCATTAGCCGGGGAATCATTGTGCTCACCCGCATGGACAATGGCCAGCGCATTACCGAAGCCACAGTGCGTGACAAACTTGCCGGGACATCGCTGGTGGATGCAGAAATCCATGCTGTGTCCGCGCGAACAGGCGACGGCATGGACAGGCTGCGCCGCGCGATTGAGAACTTACTTCCTGATAACGATGAACTGGCAGCAGCTGCGCAACAACCCGTGCGAATGTGGATTGACAGGGCGTTTTCCGTCAAAGGTGCCGGAACGGTAGTAACCGGGACTTGGGCTGCGGGTCAGCTCAAAGTCGGGGATAGCTTACGTCTGCTTAGCGCCAGCGGCGTGCATGAAGTCAGCGTGCGCGGGCTGCATAGCGAAAACAATGCCGTTGAACATGCTGAGCCCGTTATGCGTTTAGCTATTAACCTGCGCGGTGTGGATGCTGATGCCATCTCTCGTGGGGATGTTCTGACATCTGCAGTGAGCAGTTGGTGGCAGCCCGAAGTCATCGATGTGCGGCGGCGGACCGGCCCTGCACTGGATACCGTTCCGAAAGAACTGAATATCCACGTGGGCACGGCCACTGTCCCAGTGCATGTGCGGCCTTTAGGGGCAGAACACGCTCGATTAACCTTGCAGGCCACCCTGCCGCTGCGGATCAGCGACCGTTTGGCGCTGCGCGGCTCGGGACTGGATACTCTTTCTGGCGTTGAAGTTATTGATATGGATCCGCCTTGGGTACGGCGTCGTGGGGCACCAGCGCAACGCGCGGAAGAATTACAAAACCTTAATCCCCGCGACGCATCGTCGTATCTCGCCCGTAAAAGCGCGGTGCCGAAAGACACCTTGGCTGCAGCGGGATTCGACGTGGCCACCAAGCCGTCATCTGTAATCGAGTTTCGCTCCTGGTGGGTCAATGCTCAAGCTATTGCGCAGTGGACCGCGCAATTACGAGAAATCTTTGATGCGTACATGTCGAAGAACCCTTTGGCTGAAGGTCTGCCATTGGCTACTGCGTTATCGACGCTTGCTTTACCAGATGACAGCCTGTTGGCCATTGCCGTTGCGGGTGCACGTTTGACCCGAAAGGGTGCCATGATCCATGACCCTGGGGCCGCGCCGCGGGATCTTGGTCCGGCAGAAATAGCGGTAGCCAAGCTGGAGGCACAGCTCGCGCAAGAGCCTTTTGTAGCTCCCGATGCACATACGTTGCAAAGACTAGGCCTTGGCACTAGTGAGCTGGCCGCAGCAGAGCGCGCCGGGCGCCTGTTGCGCATCGATGGCATTGTGCTGCTTCCCAGCGCGCCAAAGCAAGCAGCTAAAATCCTGGCGCAATTGCCGGGCGAATTTACCCTGTCAGAAGCACGCAAGGCGCTAGCAACTACCCGTCGTGTTGCCGTGCCGCTGTTGGAATATATGGACGCACACGGCCTTACAAAGCGCCCCAGCGATAGCACGCGGGTTGTGGCTTAG
- the selA gene encoding L-seryl-tRNA(Sec) selenium transferase — MTDPRRLIPRADEILSSPAVENARSYLAEHVIRARINQILSAARSGEIAPQSVMTEVETALQDTTPFSLRPVLNATGVIVHTNVGRAPLPPAAIDALVAAAGYTDVELDLDTGLRSKNRGRAAIEALLAACPGAEDALVVNNGAAALLLATAALAPEQEVIISRGELIEIGAGFRLPELIESTSVRLREIGATNRTHLADYDNAITEKTGAILKVHPSNFRIDGFTSSVGIGPLRQLADQKGISLIVDLGSGLLQSDHTLPEEPDLQAQLAAGADIVIASGDKLLGGPQAGILLGTKEAIAKVKKHPLARAVRIDKLRLNALEASVNTPSNAVQTALHLEPTAYLARTEKVAQAVGGAVINHQGRVGGGGAPEYPLQGYAVAVEESLAPHLRTGQPAVLPRVHQGQCLIDLRCIPTEDDATVIAAIRAAQQKEK; from the coding sequence ATGACTGACCCGCGGCGCCTGATTCCTCGCGCTGATGAAATTTTATCGTCGCCGGCAGTAGAAAATGCCCGCAGCTATCTTGCAGAGCACGTGATCCGCGCGCGCATCAACCAGATTCTTAGCGCAGCTCGCTCCGGGGAGATTGCACCGCAGTCCGTTATGACCGAGGTAGAAACAGCGCTGCAAGATACCACCCCGTTCTCACTGCGACCCGTGTTGAATGCGACTGGTGTTATCGTCCATACCAATGTTGGACGCGCCCCTTTGCCGCCGGCAGCAATTGATGCCTTGGTTGCTGCTGCTGGCTACACAGATGTTGAGCTAGATCTTGATACTGGATTGCGTTCGAAAAACCGTGGCCGGGCAGCGATTGAAGCCTTATTAGCTGCATGCCCAGGTGCCGAAGATGCACTGGTAGTCAACAACGGGGCAGCGGCTTTGCTGCTGGCGACGGCGGCGCTCGCACCAGAGCAAGAAGTCATTATCTCGCGCGGCGAGCTGATTGAAATTGGGGCAGGCTTTCGCTTGCCTGAACTCATTGAATCAACCTCGGTGCGGCTGCGGGAAATTGGTGCGACTAATCGCACGCACCTGGCAGATTATGACAACGCCATCACGGAGAAAACTGGTGCCATCTTGAAAGTGCATCCGTCGAATTTTCGGATTGATGGTTTTACCTCGTCGGTAGGCATTGGGCCGCTTCGCCAGTTGGCGGATCAGAAGGGGATTTCGCTCATTGTGGATCTTGGCTCTGGACTTCTGCAGTCTGATCACACCCTTCCAGAGGAGCCCGACTTACAAGCACAACTGGCAGCAGGGGCAGATATTGTCATTGCGTCCGGTGATAAGTTACTGGGCGGGCCGCAAGCCGGGATCTTATTGGGCACAAAAGAAGCAATTGCCAAGGTAAAAAAGCATCCGTTGGCGCGGGCAGTGCGCATCGATAAGCTGCGATTAAACGCACTGGAAGCAAGCGTCAATACCCCGAGCAATGCTGTTCAAACTGCTTTGCACCTGGAACCGACAGCCTATTTAGCACGCACTGAAAAAGTAGCGCAGGCTGTGGGCGGCGCCGTTATCAACCACCAAGGACGCGTGGGCGGGGGAGGTGCTCCGGAATATCCTTTGCAAGGTTATGCCGTGGCCGTTGAAGAGTCTCTTGCGCCGCATTTGCGCACTGGCCAACCTGCCGTTTTGCCCCGGGTACATCAAGGGCAGTGCCTGATTGATTTGCGGTGTATCCCCACAGAAGATGATGCCACCGTAATTGCCGCGATTCGTGCAGCACAACAAAAGGAAAAATAA